The Suncus etruscus isolate mSunEtr1 chromosome 14, mSunEtr1.pri.cur, whole genome shotgun sequence genome contains a region encoding:
- the LOC126028330 gene encoding LOW QUALITY PROTEIN: protocadherin alpha-1-like (The sequence of the model RefSeq protein was modified relative to this genomic sequence to represent the inferred CDS: deleted 1 base in 1 codon): protein MLFSRRGNKGATHLLLSLLLLASWEEGSGQVRYSVPEEAKHGTFVGRIAQDLGLELAELVPRLFRVASKDHGDLLEVNLQNGILFVNSRIDREALCGRRLECSLHLEVVMDRPLQVFHVEVEVKDINDNAPVFKEREQRIFISESRFLGSRFPVEGAADADIGTNALITYSLNPNDYFSLDIQTTDELSKSLSLELRKPLDREEMPELHLLLTARDGGKPELEGSVQLLITVLDVNDNAPLFTQDVYRVHLLETTANGTLVITVNASDADEGQNGEILFSFGGDVSLDITKKFKIDSISGKITLIGILDYEETEFYEIRVKAVDKGSPPMADHCKILVKVLDVNDNAPEMAITSLSLPIREDSPLGTVIALIRVSDLDSGANGQVTCSLNPNMPFKLVSTYKNHYSLVLDSALDRENVSSYQVVVTARDGGSPALWATASVSVEVSDVNDHAPAFAQPEYTVFVKENNAPGCHIFTVSARDADAQENARVSYALVERRVGERALSSYVSVHAESGQVFALQPLDHEELELLRFQVSARDAGVPPLGSNVTLQVFVLDENDNAPALLPAGAGALGGARGELVSRSVGAGHVVAKVRAVDADSGYNAWLSYELAPGAGGARSPFRVGLYTGEISTTRGLDEADAARQRLLVLVKDHGEPALTATATVLLSLVESGQAPQAAPSRVAVAGAAAAALVDVNVYLIVAICAVSSLLVLTLLLYSALRCWAPGRGAASAEAKPPVVCASAVGSWSSSQQRRQRCARGRVPPRRTSWPSVPVCLRVQPP from the exons ATGCTGTTTTCTAgaagaggaaataagggagcCACGCATCTGCTGCTCTCGCTTCTGCTGCTCGCGTCCTGGGAAGAAGGGAGCGGCCAGGTCCGCTACTCGGTCCCCGAGGAGGCCAAACACGGTACGTTCGTGGGCCGGATCGCCCaggacctggggctggagctggcGGAGCTGGTGCCGCGCCTGTTCCGGGTGGCGTCCAAGGACCACGGGGACCTGCTGGAGGTGAATCTGCAGAATGGCATTTTGTTTGTGAATTCTCGGATCGACCGCGAGGCGCTGTGCGGGCGGAGGTTGGAGTGCAGCCTCCACCTGGAGGTGGTCATGGATCGGCCGCTGCAGGTTTTCCATGTGGAGGTGGAGGTGAAGGACATTAATGACAATGCACCGGTTTtcaaagagagagaacaaaggatatttatttctgaatcTAGATTTCTCGGTTCGCGGTTCCCGGTAGAGGGCGCTGCTGATGCAGACATTGGTACCAATGCCCTTATAACATACAGTCTGAACCCCAACGATTACTTTTCATTGGATATTCAGACAACCGATGAATTGAGCAAGTCACTTTCGCTTGAATTGAGAAAACCTTTAGATAGAGAAGAAATGCCAGAGCTTCATTTATTACTGACAGCAAGGGACGGGGGCAAGCCTGAGCTGGAAGGTTCAGTTCAGCTGCTGATCACAGTACTGGATGTAAATGATAACGCTCCGTTGTTTACCCAGGACGTGTACAGGGTCCACTTATTAGAGACTACAGCAAATGGAACGTTAGTGATCACAGTCAATGCCTCTGATGCTGACGAAGGTCAAAATggagagattttattttcttttggtggtgATGTTTCTCTGgatattacaaaaaaattcaaaattgactCTATTTCAGGAAAAATTACGCTTATTGGTATATTGGACTATGAGGAAACGGAATTTTACGAAATTCGGGTTAAAGCAGTTGATAAAGGAAGTCCTCCGATGGCCGATCATTGCAAGATTTTGGTGAAAGTGCTGGATGTAAACGACAATGCACCAGAAATGGCGATCACATCTCTTTCTTTGCCCATCAGAGAAGACTCTCCACTAGGCACTGTCATCGCCCTGATTAGAGTGTCAGATCTCGACTCTGGAGCCAATGGACAAGTCACCTGCTCACTAAATCCAAATATGCCCTTCAAGCTGGTGTCCACCTACAAGAACCACTATTCCCTGGTGCTGGACAGCGCCCTGGACCGCGAGAACGTGTCGAGCTACCAGGTGGTGGTGACGGCGAGGGACGGGGGCTCGCCCGCGCTGTGGGCCACGGCCAGCGTGTCGGTGGAGGTGTCGGACGTGAACGACCACGCGCCCGCGTTCGCGCAGCCCGAGTACACGGTGTTCGTGAAGGAGAACAACGCGCCGGGCTGCCACATCTTCACGGTGTCGGCGCGCGACGCGGACGCGCAGGAGAACGCGCGCGTGTCGTACGCGCTGGTGGAGCGGCGCGTGGGCGAGCGCGCGCTGTCGAGCTACGTGTCGGTGCACGCGGAGAGCGGCCAGGTGTTCGCGCTGCAGCCCCTGGACCACGAGGAGCTGGAGCTGCTGCGCTTCCAGGTGAGCGCGCGCGACGCGGGCGTGCCTCCGCTGGGCAGCAACGTGACGCTGCAGGTGTTCGTGCTGGACGAGAACGACAACGCGCCCGCGCTGCTGCCGGCGGGCGCGGGCGCGCTGGGGGGCGCGCGCGGCGAGCTGGTGTCGCGCTCGGTGGGCGCGGGCCACGTGGTGGCGAAGGTGCGCGCCGTGGACGCGGACTCGGGCTACAACGCGTGGCTGTCGTACGAGCTGGCGCCGGGGGCGGGCGGCGCGCGCAGCCCGTTCCGCGTGGGGCTGTACACGGGCGAGATCAGCACGACGCGCGGCCTGGACGAGGCGGACGCGGCCCGCCAGCGCCTGCTGGTGCTGGTGAAGGACCACGGCGAGCCGGCGCTCACGGCCACGGCCACGGTGCTGCTGTCGCTGGTGGAGAGCGGCCAGGCGCCCCAGGCGGCGCCGTCGCGCGTGGCCGTGgcgggcgcggcggcggcggcgctggTGGACGTGAACGTGTACCTGATCGTGGCCATCTGCGCCGTGTCCAGCCTGCTGGTGCTCACGCTGCTGCTGTACAGTGCGCTGCGCTGCTGGGCGCCTGGCCGCGGTGCGGCGAGCGCGGAGGCCAAGCCCCCCGTGGTGTGCGCCAGCGCGGTGGGGAGCTGGTCGTCGTCGCAGCAGAGGCGGCAGAGG TGTGCTCGGGGGAGGGTCCCCCCAAGGCGGACCTCATGGCCTTCAGTCCCTGTCTGCCTCAGGGTCCAGCCCCCTTAG